A single region of the Streptomyces sp. NBC_01803 genome encodes:
- a CDS encoding VOC family protein — protein sequence MLSIGTIVLGVSDVRRAAAFWSRAVNYAPRDGIEDDWAVLVPADGRPGPGISLGLSESPVQGHPRVHLDLYAGDAADQAAEVERLIALGAERVDWDLYPENPEEADYVVLADTEGNRFCVIDTGH from the coding sequence ATGCTGAGCATCGGAACCATCGTGCTGGGTGTGTCCGACGTCCGGCGGGCCGCCGCGTTCTGGAGCCGGGCGGTCAACTATGCGCCGCGCGACGGGATCGAGGACGACTGGGCCGTGCTCGTGCCCGCCGACGGCCGCCCCGGTCCCGGGATCTCGCTCGGCCTGAGCGAGTCGCCCGTGCAGGGGCACCCCCGCGTCCATCTCGACCTGTACGCGGGCGACGCGGCGGACCAGGCCGCCGAGGTGGAACGCCTGATCGCCCTCGGCGCCGAGCGCGTGGACTGGGATCTCTACCCGGAGAACCCCGAGGAGGCCGACTACGTCGTCCTCGCCGACACCGAGGGCAATCGCTTCTGCGTCATCGACACCGGTCACTAG
- a CDS encoding WD40 repeat domain-containing protein produces MLVASLLGIVTNYATNVDDVPLLLRLLQRIAVPGIGLLVVTMVIVQVIVYRLENPAPPQRPDWPRDRVPYPGLDAFAEDEAAVFFGREADTADLTRRLHEVAPRTTDRFIALVGASGSGKSSLVRAGIMPRLRDRRWSVLPAFAPGSEPMRALATAIATAVGDREPVDTILRRLQRAPEALAEELARLRGGGRFQRMLLVIDQFEEVVTLAGERERGHFLEALHRCVERDSRLSVLVTLRIDFLGDLLSTEYAEYFRNPMAIGALGRRQLIEAVEKPGSLVGLSFAPGVVDTIVNDTGSNDALPLLAYLLQELYFGSGPDGTITEELYRSRGGVAGALARQADHTVSALQGANAIDSVLRVLLRFVTVQGQDVARRRVSLTELTDVERRVVDAFIDARLLVSDTEGGDHAGGGAFAQVTHEALFRQWAPLRQEVETQAEHLRQRAELDRWAGDWRRSGCSTDYLLSGERLALAERWLSALEQSGQTSDSARALVEASRRRDLAFLRRVSDSVGRHVLSSAEQDPELAVLLSLAALGECASTPAAQRGLMTALAFSHLRAQLDGHTDTVRHIAWSPSGLWLATASRDGTARIFEASSGRPLRVLRSGDAMVEGVAWSPDSTRLATASRDEVVRIWDVASGEVLASFSGASDIVRQVAWSPDGRWVAATSRDCAVRVWDSVTGDLLHELRGHRGDVWGVAWAPDSTRLATASHDQTAMVWALTTGTSVATLTGHSDFVEGIAWSPDGRSIATGSGDHTVRVWDAHTGNPRLLVRGHADYVWNIAWSPDGRTLASASSDRTVRVVDAQDAKTVAVLRGHTDTVWGVTWSPDGRGLATSSTDGSARIWDVRPRGAESMLLDRHRRPLNRAVWSGDGERIATASDDGTVTVWDASTGAPTGRLVDHDGRVWSVAWSPTGDRLATSSHDGVLRVGSEVSGVAFERRDSVVEAMAWSPDGTRVATGDHDGMLRVLAADSGAELMALSGHQDWVGGVAWSPSGRFIATASDDRTCRLWDAADGRQLTVLRGHENYVDDVDWSPDEVRVVTASGDWTAALWDAATGHRAATLTGHEGRVRAVAWSRDGRRIATGSDDRTVRVWSADTQEPLAVVGVHQDRVTSVQWSPDGTKLLTASTDGTARVWPADPDFARIQATGHGRVFRVLSESERQHHMLPLSP; encoded by the coding sequence GTGCTCGTCGCGAGCTTGCTGGGCATCGTCACCAACTACGCGACGAACGTGGACGACGTTCCGCTGCTGCTGCGCCTTCTCCAGCGGATCGCCGTACCCGGCATCGGGCTGCTCGTCGTCACGATGGTGATCGTCCAGGTGATCGTCTACCGCCTGGAGAACCCGGCACCCCCGCAGCGGCCCGACTGGCCTCGCGACCGGGTCCCCTATCCCGGCCTGGACGCCTTCGCCGAGGACGAGGCGGCTGTCTTCTTCGGCCGGGAGGCGGACACGGCCGACCTGACGCGCAGGCTCCACGAGGTGGCGCCCCGGACCACCGACAGGTTCATCGCCCTTGTCGGTGCCTCGGGCAGCGGAAAGTCCTCGCTGGTCAGGGCGGGCATCATGCCACGCCTGCGCGACCGGCGCTGGTCGGTTCTCCCCGCCTTCGCCCCCGGCTCCGAGCCGATGAGGGCACTGGCCACGGCCATAGCGACCGCCGTCGGAGACCGTGAGCCGGTGGACACGATCCTGCGGCGACTCCAGCGAGCACCGGAGGCCCTCGCCGAAGAGCTGGCGCGCTTGCGCGGAGGCGGCCGTTTCCAGCGCATGCTCCTCGTCATCGATCAGTTCGAGGAAGTCGTCACCCTGGCCGGTGAACGGGAACGCGGCCACTTCCTGGAAGCACTTCACAGGTGTGTGGAGCGCGATTCACGGCTCAGCGTGCTGGTAACGCTCCGTATCGACTTCCTCGGGGACCTGCTCAGCACGGAATACGCCGAGTACTTCCGCAACCCGATGGCCATCGGCGCACTCGGCAGACGGCAGCTCATCGAGGCGGTGGAGAAACCCGGTTCGCTGGTCGGCCTGTCTTTCGCGCCCGGTGTGGTGGACACCATCGTGAACGACACCGGCTCGAACGACGCGCTCCCGCTGCTCGCATACCTCCTCCAGGAGCTGTACTTCGGCTCGGGACCGGACGGAACCATCACCGAGGAGCTCTACCGCAGTCGGGGAGGGGTGGCCGGGGCCCTGGCCCGGCAGGCGGATCACACCGTGTCCGCGCTCCAGGGCGCGAACGCCATCGATTCCGTGCTGCGTGTATTGCTGCGGTTCGTCACCGTCCAGGGACAGGATGTCGCCCGGCGCCGGGTGTCGCTGACCGAACTGACGGACGTGGAGCGCCGGGTGGTGGACGCTTTCATCGACGCACGGCTTCTCGTGTCGGATACAGAAGGCGGAGACCACGCCGGCGGCGGGGCCTTCGCGCAAGTGACCCACGAGGCGCTGTTCCGCCAGTGGGCCCCCTTGCGACAGGAAGTCGAAACGCAGGCCGAGCACTTGCGGCAGCGCGCCGAGCTCGATCGGTGGGCGGGCGACTGGCGGCGCTCCGGGTGCAGCACCGACTATCTCCTGTCCGGTGAACGACTCGCCCTCGCCGAGCGGTGGCTGTCCGCCCTTGAGCAGAGCGGACAAACGTCGGACTCGGCCCGCGCCCTCGTCGAAGCCTCGCGCAGGCGGGATCTCGCCTTTCTGCGGCGTGTCTCGGACAGCGTCGGCCGGCACGTACTCAGCAGCGCCGAGCAGGACCCGGAGCTGGCGGTGCTGCTGTCTCTTGCCGCGCTGGGGGAATGCGCGTCGACGCCCGCCGCACAGCGCGGGCTGATGACGGCACTGGCGTTCAGCCATCTGCGTGCCCAGCTCGACGGGCACACCGACACCGTGCGGCACATCGCGTGGTCACCCAGCGGTCTGTGGCTGGCCACGGCGTCGCGCGATGGAACGGCGAGGATCTTCGAGGCGAGCTCCGGACGGCCGCTGCGGGTTCTGCGCTCCGGTGACGCGATGGTCGAAGGGGTGGCCTGGTCGCCCGACTCGACCAGACTCGCCACCGCTTCCCGCGACGAAGTGGTGCGGATCTGGGACGTGGCGTCGGGAGAGGTCCTTGCGTCGTTCTCGGGCGCTTCCGACATCGTGCGGCAGGTGGCCTGGTCTCCTGACGGACGGTGGGTGGCGGCGACATCCCGCGACTGCGCGGTGCGCGTCTGGGACTCCGTTACGGGCGATCTCCTGCATGAACTGCGTGGGCACCGTGGTGATGTGTGGGGCGTGGCCTGGGCCCCGGACAGCACCCGTCTGGCGACTGCGTCCCATGATCAGACGGCGATGGTCTGGGCTCTGACGACAGGCACGTCAGTCGCGACTCTCACCGGGCATTCCGACTTCGTGGAGGGAATCGCCTGGTCGCCCGACGGACGGAGCATCGCCACCGGCTCGGGTGATCACACCGTGCGCGTCTGGGACGCGCACACCGGGAACCCGCGACTGCTGGTCCGTGGACACGCGGACTACGTATGGAACATCGCCTGGTCGCCCGACGGACGGACACTCGCCTCCGCGTCATCCGACCGGACCGTGCGGGTCGTCGATGCCCAGGACGCCAAGACCGTGGCCGTGCTGCGCGGGCATACGGACACGGTGTGGGGTGTGACATGGTCACCGGACGGGCGCGGACTCGCCACCAGCTCGACGGACGGATCGGCCCGGATCTGGGACGTGCGGCCGCGGGGGGCCGAGTCGATGCTGCTGGACCGTCATCGGCGGCCCCTGAACCGGGCGGTCTGGTCCGGCGACGGCGAACGGATCGCCACTGCCTCCGACGACGGGACCGTGACGGTCTGGGACGCCTCGACGGGCGCACCCACCGGACGGCTCGTCGACCATGACGGCCGCGTCTGGAGCGTTGCGTGGTCACCGACCGGCGACCGTCTGGCCACAAGTTCCCATGACGGCGTTCTCCGCGTCGGGAGCGAGGTCTCAGGGGTCGCGTTCGAACGTCGGGACTCCGTCGTCGAGGCGATGGCCTGGTCGCCGGACGGCACCCGCGTCGCCACCGGCGACCACGACGGAATGCTGCGCGTGCTGGCGGCTGATTCGGGTGCGGAGCTCATGGCTCTGTCCGGCCATCAGGACTGGGTGGGCGGGGTCGCCTGGTCACCCAGTGGGCGGTTCATCGCCACCGCGTCCGACGACCGGACCTGCCGGTTGTGGGACGCGGCCGACGGCCGACAGCTCACCGTGCTCCGGGGCCATGAGAACTACGTGGACGACGTGGACTGGTCGCCGGACGAAGTCCGTGTCGTCACGGCCTCCGGGGACTGGACGGCCGCGCTGTGGGACGCCGCCACGGGGCACCGCGCGGCCACGTTGACAGGACACGAAGGCCGCGTCCGCGCTGTCGCCTGGTCCCGGGACGGCCGACGCATCGCCACAGGATCGGACGACCGGACTGTCCGGGTATGGTCCGCCGACACGCAGGAGCCACTCGCGGTGGTCGGCGTCCATCAAGACAGGGTCACTTCCGTTCAGTGGTCACCGGATGGGACCAAGCTGCTCACGGCCTCGACCGATGGCACCGCCCGCGTCTGGCCCGCCGATCCCGACTTCGCGCGCATACAGGCCACTGGCCACGGACGGGTCTTCAGGGTGCTGAGCGAGAGCGAGCGACAGCACCACATGCTGCCGTTGTCTCCGTAG
- a CDS encoding DUF5954 family protein, with protein sequence MTRFDDPVSVIADTEAWQARDEYPDIRARGPLFVAAEQEPDGRWRVITSGEIAPQTSRDMLGQRFRARAKAAAEADDEEARRAWMAGAERLDWEKVDELTVLDARFRNVRAETYIRTGPDGPEPPRPSDADAMPVGKGREAPSRTEGFLIDPAAATGVSEGILKFDLLQFVHAVGSVPDEVRADALQAQHTHPGGVLMAPNFAIVERVGDDGRWHAFSVSSETPQAARDGLELRFEGMLPASLHPPTSKRPTGFEEWPEEIRNGMAAQSGLLKPGQRRLDHEQLRAYSVAACRLARERLDEIRVLDRTYRVCRLERLIRVGPDGPEPPRPNDYDPEAPVEVQTEEDRARGIVYEDD encoded by the coding sequence ATGACGCGCTTCGACGACCCGGTGTCGGTGATCGCCGACACCGAGGCGTGGCAGGCGAGGGACGAGTACCCCGACATCCGGGCGCGCGGACCGCTGTTCGTCGCGGCCGAGCAGGAGCCGGACGGCCGGTGGCGGGTGATCACCTCGGGTGAGATCGCTCCGCAGACCAGCCGGGACATGCTGGGGCAGCGGTTCCGGGCGCGTGCCAAGGCGGCGGCGGAGGCGGACGACGAGGAGGCGCGGCGCGCCTGGATGGCCGGCGCCGAGCGGCTGGACTGGGAGAAGGTGGACGAACTCACTGTCCTCGACGCCCGGTTCAGGAACGTCCGGGCGGAGACGTACATCCGGACCGGGCCGGACGGCCCGGAGCCGCCGCGCCCCAGCGACGCGGACGCGATGCCGGTCGGCAAGGGACGGGAGGCGCCGTCCCGGACGGAGGGATTCCTGATCGATCCGGCCGCGGCGACGGGCGTCTCGGAGGGCATCCTGAAGTTCGACCTGCTCCAGTTCGTCCACGCCGTCGGCTCGGTCCCGGACGAGGTGCGGGCGGACGCGCTCCAGGCCCAGCACACGCACCCGGGCGGGGTGCTGATGGCGCCGAACTTCGCGATCGTGGAGCGGGTCGGGGACGACGGGCGCTGGCACGCGTTCTCGGTGAGCTCGGAGACGCCGCAGGCGGCCAGGGACGGGCTGGAGCTCCGCTTCGAGGGGATGCTGCCCGCCTCGCTGCACCCGCCCACCAGCAAGCGGCCGACGGGGTTCGAGGAGTGGCCGGAGGAGATCCGGAACGGGATGGCCGCGCAGTCGGGGCTGCTGAAGCCGGGGCAGCGGCGGCTGGACCACGAGCAGCTCCGGGCGTACTCGGTGGCGGCCTGCCGGCTGGCGCGCGAACGCCTGGACGAGATCCGGGTCCTGGACCGTACGTACCGGGTGTGCCGGCTGGAGCGGCTGATCCGCGTCGGCCCGGACGGGCCGGAGCCGCCCCGGCCGAACGACTACGACCCGGAGGCGCCGGTCGAGGTGCAGACCGAGGAGGACCGGGCGCGGGGGATCGTGTACGAGGACGACTAG
- a CDS encoding FUSC family protein, protein MPDVPEQLIDLAKKRGTEPVVVQTLRSATAATFAYVVAMWLTDVTAPLLAPLTALLVVQVTLFATLTTGIRRVNSVVVGVLVATGFSALVGLSWWSLGLLILTALAIGHLVKVDEFVPEVAISAMLVLGVTQIAETALDRVVETIIGAVVGLLFNIIFIPPVWVGSASHDIEEQARRMRTLLVQLGEEAEEERLPVQRVAKKLERARQLDQDIARVDASIIQAEESLRFNPRVKEPLMTRLVLRTGLDTLEVCAVILRTMSRSLTDLAARRGDEPLLAPDIAPALREVFANLAGAVDSFATLITSQVSTQADEAESFLAIELDAARTSREHIAKVLLGTVQEHPRHWQLYGSLLADVDRMLDELDMEKRSTRLAEELDRYSREQHARFPRLKRYTPRWIRRRRTTG, encoded by the coding sequence GTGCCGGATGTACCTGAGCAACTCATCGATCTCGCCAAGAAGCGGGGCACCGAACCCGTTGTGGTGCAGACACTCCGCTCCGCCACCGCCGCCACCTTCGCCTACGTCGTCGCCATGTGGCTCACGGACGTCACCGCGCCGCTGCTCGCCCCGCTCACCGCGCTCCTGGTCGTGCAGGTCACGCTCTTCGCCACCCTCACCACCGGCATCCGCCGGGTGAACTCCGTGGTCGTCGGCGTCCTGGTGGCGACGGGGTTCAGCGCGCTGGTCGGCCTGAGCTGGTGGAGCCTCGGCCTCCTGATCCTCACCGCCCTCGCCATCGGACACCTGGTCAAGGTCGACGAGTTCGTGCCCGAGGTGGCGATCAGCGCGATGCTGGTCCTCGGCGTCACCCAGATCGCGGAGACGGCACTCGATCGGGTGGTGGAGACGATCATCGGGGCCGTTGTCGGACTGCTGTTCAACATCATCTTCATCCCGCCCGTCTGGGTCGGCTCCGCCAGCCACGACATCGAGGAACAGGCCCGTCGCATGCGCACGTTGCTCGTGCAGCTCGGCGAGGAGGCCGAAGAGGAACGGCTGCCGGTGCAGCGCGTCGCGAAGAAGCTCGAACGCGCCCGGCAGCTCGATCAGGACATCGCCCGGGTCGACGCCTCCATCATCCAGGCCGAGGAGAGCCTGCGGTTCAACCCCCGGGTGAAAGAACCACTGATGACGCGCCTCGTGCTCCGCACCGGCCTGGACACCCTGGAGGTCTGCGCGGTCATCCTGCGCACGATGTCCCGCAGCCTCACCGACCTCGCCGCGCGCCGGGGCGACGAACCGCTGCTCGCACCGGACATCGCGCCCGCGCTGCGCGAGGTGTTCGCCAACCTGGCCGGCGCCGTGGACAGTTTCGCCACGCTGATCACCAGCCAGGTCAGCACCCAGGCCGACGAGGCGGAATCGTTCCTGGCGATCGAGCTCGACGCGGCCAGGACGAGCCGCGAGCACATCGCGAAGGTGCTGCTCGGCACCGTCCAGGAACACCCGAGGCACTGGCAGTTGTACGGGTCGCTGCTCGCGGACGTCGACCGGATGCTGGACGAACTCGACATGGAGAAACGGTCCACGCGCCTCGCCGAGGAACTGGACCGCTACTCCCGCGAGCAGCACGCCCGCTTCCCGCGCCTGAAGCGCTACACACCGAGGTGGATCCGGCGCCGCCGCACGACGGGCTAG
- a CDS encoding uridine kinase, with translation MRLEAITWERLTEELAERVTGMPAPEGGGASWTRVLIDGAAAARPEALAGELADALRLRGRPALAVGANGFLRAASLRLEHGRRDADAFYDLWLDTGALWREVFTPLEPGGGGRVLPDLWDAERDRATRSPYVHLPVGGVLLLHGALLLGRWFPADLSVHLSLSPGALARRTPPEERWTLPAFARYEEEVGPGAVADVVVRVDDARRPAWGTGAGTDPGADSGGS, from the coding sequence ATGAGACTGGAGGCGATCACCTGGGAGCGGCTGACCGAGGAACTGGCCGAGCGCGTCACGGGGATGCCCGCGCCGGAGGGGGGTGGCGCGTCGTGGACGCGGGTGCTGATCGATGGTGCCGCGGCGGCGCGGCCGGAGGCGCTGGCGGGGGAGTTGGCGGACGCGCTGCGGCTGCGGGGGCGCCCGGCGCTGGCGGTGGGGGCGAACGGCTTTCTGCGCGCCGCGTCGTTGCGTCTGGAGCATGGGCGGCGGGACGCGGACGCCTTCTACGACCTGTGGCTGGACACGGGCGCGCTGTGGCGGGAGGTGTTCACGCCGCTGGAGCCGGGTGGCGGTGGGCGGGTGCTGCCGGACCTGTGGGACGCGGAGCGCGACCGGGCCACCCGGAGTCCGTATGTTCACCTCCCGGTCGGTGGCGTGCTGCTGCTGCACGGGGCGCTGCTGCTGGGGCGGTGGTTCCCGGCGGACCTCTCCGTTCATCTCAGCCTGTCGCCGGGCGCGCTCGCGCGCCGTACGCCGCCGGAGGAGCGCTGGACGCTGCCCGCCTTCGCGCGGTACGAGGAGGAGGTCGGGCCGGGGGCGGTGGCCGACGTCGTGGTGCGGGTGGACGACGCCCGGCGGCCCGCCTGGGGGACGGGCGCGGGGACGGACCCGGGGGCGGACTCGGGGGGTTCGTGA
- a CDS encoding DUF397 domain-containing protein, with the protein MRAEELHWFKSSYSGNEPGDACVEVAWTKSSHSGGAPGDECVEVAWSKSSHSDNEGGECVEVARCCGSVHVRDSKNKSGGQLALSGEQWAAFVSAATVGSWT; encoded by the coding sequence ATGAGGGCCGAAGAGCTTCATTGGTTCAAGAGCAGCTACAGCGGCAACGAGCCCGGCGATGCGTGCGTCGAGGTGGCGTGGACTAAGAGCAGCCATAGCGGCGGCGCACCTGGTGATGAGTGCGTCGAGGTCGCCTGGAGCAAGAGCAGCCACAGCGACAACGAGGGCGGGGAGTGCGTCGAGGTGGCGCGTTGCTGCGGCTCCGTTCATGTCCGGGACTCGAAGAACAAGAGCGGCGGGCAGCTCGCGCTTTCGGGCGAACAGTGGGCCGCGTTCGTCAGCGCCGCTACCGTTGGCTCATGGACGTAG
- a CDS encoding ATP-binding protein, with product MMTGIPPTEIAPPLYEYVQLFSSTRHGARLARLMATQQLADWGWPHCCRVSQTAESVVAELATNAALHGRCLDRDFRMRLATGPGLLMPTVLRVEVTDMLADKHPDFALSHPEAESGRGLLLIDAFADRWGVQDRRPCGKTVWAELDLPTPH from the coding sequence ATGATGACCGGAATTCCCCCTACAGAGATCGCCCCGCCCCTGTACGAGTACGTGCAACTTTTCAGCTCCACCCGCCACGGTGCGCGCCTGGCCCGGTTGATGGCCACGCAGCAACTCGCGGACTGGGGCTGGCCGCACTGTTGCCGCGTCTCGCAGACCGCCGAGTCGGTCGTCGCCGAACTCGCCACGAACGCCGCCCTGCACGGCCGTTGCCTCGACCGCGACTTCCGTATGCGCCTCGCCACCGGGCCCGGCCTGCTGATGCCGACCGTGCTGCGCGTCGAGGTGACGGACATGCTCGCCGACAAGCACCCCGACTTCGCCCTCTCCCACCCGGAGGCGGAGTCAGGGCGCGGACTTCTTCTGATCGACGCCTTCGCGGACCGCTGGGGCGTCCAGGACCGGCGGCCGTGCGGCAAGACGGTGTGGGCCGAACTCGACCTGCCGACCCCCCACTGA
- a CDS encoding helix-turn-helix domain-containing protein: MAETARPEIDEEAVARAEAEGTEPLLRAVGKIIKTLRENAKLTQVEFGEAIGYGVEQVSSVERGRRAPKAQFIEAAERVLNARGVLKGIQEDIDKASFSSRLRQFVKVEGEAVEIHEYNPLVVPGLLQTEAYTRTLYRMRRPLLAEETIEQNVAERMSRRVVFDRWPAPIMSFVIEESVLRRPVGGKSTIKGQYERILQVGVMRNVEIQVVPWDLEDHAQTYGMAALLELKDRKIAYSEAQGRSFWFTKRAEVREVEARYGIIRAQALTPRESCEFIEKLLGET; encoded by the coding sequence ATGGCGGAAACGGCCCGGCCGGAGATCGATGAGGAAGCGGTCGCGCGCGCGGAGGCGGAGGGGACGGAGCCTCTACTCCGGGCCGTCGGGAAGATCATCAAGACCCTGCGGGAGAACGCCAAGCTCACGCAGGTGGAGTTCGGCGAGGCCATCGGGTATGGCGTCGAGCAGGTGTCGTCGGTGGAGCGCGGGAGGCGGGCGCCGAAGGCGCAGTTCATCGAGGCGGCGGAGCGCGTGCTGAACGCGCGGGGTGTGCTGAAGGGCATTCAGGAGGACATCGACAAGGCTAGTTTCTCGTCCCGACTGCGGCAGTTCGTGAAGGTTGAGGGCGAGGCCGTCGAGATCCACGAGTACAACCCGTTGGTCGTGCCGGGGTTGTTGCAGACCGAGGCGTACACCCGCACGCTGTACCGCATGCGACGGCCGCTGCTCGCGGAGGAGACGATCGAGCAGAACGTCGCGGAGCGGATGTCCCGGCGGGTTGTGTTCGACCGGTGGCCCGCGCCGATCATGAGCTTCGTCATCGAGGAGTCGGTGCTGCGCCGCCCGGTCGGTGGCAAATCCACAATTAAGGGGCAGTACGAGCGCATCCTCCAGGTGGGGGTTATGCGGAATGTGGAGATTCAGGTAGTGCCTTGGGACTTGGAGGACCACGCGCAGACGTACGGCATGGCTGCCTTGCTGGAGTTGAAAGACCGGAAGATTGCCTACTCCGAGGCCCAGGGACGGAGCTTCTGGTTCACCAAGCGGGCGGAGGTGCGGGAGGTCGAGGCTCGTTATGGGATTATCCGTGCGCAGGCGCTCACGCCACGTGAGTCATGTGAGTTCATCGAGAAGTTGCTGGGAGAGACATGA
- a CDS encoding WGR domain-containing protein, with translation MTYLELSEDGGSAHKFYEVSVNGTAVSVRYGRIGSGGQLKTTMFATREKAHAAAERKIDEKVRKGYAPAVQGQRAARSVTRRQVTSAPSTARAVAPVLWRFRTGASAFGIHVDEDRAWVGNQNGDVYTLAHDGEVLARYRLPDGVKCLVADDFWIYAGCDDGTVYDMSSKLPFAAYEIAADVDIFWLDIHDGVLNVADRSGGLTVIDHEDEFQWSRRSTGDHAWMVRRDGHAVYHGHGRGVTAYAPDGGRELWHTPTRGAVLFGWQEDDAVYAGTDRRVVQRLAKSTGRVEATYACDSVVYSCATAPGGRYVFAGDSASSVYCFAQDGTRLWKLGTGGGSALSMQYLNEKLYLVTTDGSLACVDASEAAIGAAQAGSLPATVDVKSAAALPTYTPVTAVETVTAVAAAPAGGVIVECVQDGARLRTRVLTEGYDQGWNVQFPRHIRLPGARYVVDSVHASPGGFYRVRGEIRRLA, from the coding sequence ATGACGTATCTGGAGCTGTCCGAGGACGGCGGCAGTGCGCACAAGTTCTACGAGGTGTCGGTGAACGGCACGGCGGTCTCGGTGCGTTACGGACGCATCGGATCGGGCGGGCAGTTGAAGACGACGATGTTCGCGACCCGCGAGAAGGCACACGCCGCCGCCGAGCGGAAGATCGACGAGAAGGTCAGGAAGGGGTACGCCCCGGCCGTTCAGGGGCAGCGCGCGGCGCGGTCGGTGACGCGGCGCCAGGTGACGTCCGCGCCGTCCACCGCGCGGGCGGTGGCACCGGTGCTGTGGCGGTTCCGCACGGGCGCCTCCGCGTTCGGCATCCACGTCGACGAGGACCGCGCGTGGGTGGGGAATCAGAACGGCGACGTCTACACGCTGGCCCACGACGGCGAGGTGCTGGCCAGGTACCGGCTGCCGGACGGGGTGAAGTGCCTGGTGGCGGACGACTTCTGGATCTACGCCGGGTGCGACGACGGCACGGTGTACGACATGTCGTCCAAGCTCCCGTTCGCCGCCTATGAGATAGCCGCCGATGTCGACATCTTCTGGCTGGACATCCACGACGGCGTGCTGAACGTGGCGGATCGCAGCGGCGGACTGACCGTGATCGACCACGAGGACGAGTTCCAGTGGTCGCGGCGCAGCACCGGGGACCACGCCTGGATGGTGCGGCGTGACGGCCACGCGGTCTACCACGGCCACGGCCGGGGCGTGACGGCCTACGCGCCGGACGGCGGCCGGGAGTTGTGGCACACGCCGACGCGGGGCGCGGTGCTGTTCGGCTGGCAGGAGGACGACGCGGTGTACGCGGGCACGGACCGCCGCGTGGTGCAGCGCCTGGCCAAGTCGACCGGGCGGGTGGAGGCGACGTACGCCTGCGACTCGGTGGTGTACTCGTGCGCGACGGCCCCCGGCGGCCGGTATGTGTTCGCGGGCGACTCCGCCTCCTCGGTCTACTGCTTCGCGCAGGACGGCACCCGGCTGTGGAAGCTGGGCACGGGCGGCGGCTCGGCGCTGTCGATGCAGTATCTGAACGAGAAGCTGTACCTCGTGACCACGGACGGCTCGCTGGCCTGCGTGGACGCGAGCGAGGCGGCCATCGGGGCGGCCCAGGCCGGGTCGCTGCCGGCCACCGTGGACGTCAAGTCGGCGGCGGCGCTGCCCACCTACACCCCGGTGACGGCGGTGGAGACGGTCACTGCGGTCGCCGCAGCGCCCGCCGGGGGCGTGATCGTGGAGTGCGTCCAGGACGGCGCACGGCTGCGGACGCGGGTCCTGACGGAGGGATACGACCAGGGCTGGAACGTCCAGTTCCCCCGGCACATCCGCCTGCCGGGCGCCCGGTATGTGGTCGACTCCGTGCACGCCTCGCCCGGCGGCTTCTACCGGGTGCGCGGCGAGATCAGGCGGCTCGCCTGA
- a CDS encoding DUF6224 family protein codes for MDDVVRPYTTDEVLHAVALIQAHLAEDEEAVSALQDESEESARQCARAMFALAHVIIFGQVIPEMWVIKENLDFGHTSHVPELNLAIHVLKRMEERIGLAHVHPVVGALSAGDVMDLIIQCTGTKMEDVPAFLDTVRERTLRSPDF; via the coding sequence ATGGATGACGTGGTCAGGCCGTATACCACAGATGAGGTGCTGCACGCGGTGGCACTGATCCAGGCGCACCTGGCGGAGGACGAAGAGGCCGTGTCGGCTCTCCAGGACGAGAGCGAGGAGAGCGCCCGGCAGTGCGCGCGGGCGATGTTCGCGCTGGCCCACGTCATCATCTTCGGGCAGGTCATCCCCGAGATGTGGGTGATAAAGGAGAACCTGGACTTCGGGCACACCAGCCACGTGCCGGAGCTGAATCTCGCCATTCACGTGCTGAAGCGGATGGAGGAGCGGATCGGGCTGGCCCATGTGCACCCGGTGGTGGGGGCGTTGTCGGCCGGGGACGTGATGGACCTGATCATCCAGTGCACGGGGACGAAGATGGAGGACGTGCCGGCCTTCCTCGACACCGTCCGGGAACGGACGCTGCGCTCTCCGGATTTCTGA